A single window of Dermacentor albipictus isolate Rhodes 1998 colony chromosome 1, USDA_Dalb.pri_finalv2, whole genome shotgun sequence DNA harbors:
- the LOC135897772 gene encoding U-scoloptoxin(01)-Er1a-like — MKAFIVLAAVAVAAIALPRSKRAAYELPDGAEFLVGGFRTSFTCPAKNGYFADVDNNCQIFHVCNVVTHADGNTEVQQYSFLCGNQTVFSQLSLTCAFAEEAVPCQNAPDFFYVNDNIGVETAPFLTDNDVQRAAQLIPSYKAKA; from the exons atGAAGGCTTTCATTG TTCTAGCCGCTGTCGCCGTAGCTGCCATCGCTTTGCCAAGG tccaagcgagcggcgtacgagctgcCCGACGGCGCCGAATTCCTCGTGGGCGGGTTCCGAACGTCGTTCACGTGCCCGGCCAAGAACGGCTACTTCGCCGACGTTGACAACAACTGCCAGATATTCCACGTCTGCAACGTGGTCACCCACGCCGATGGAAACACCGAGGTGCAGCAGTACAGCTTCCTCTGCGGCAACCAGACCGTGTTCAGCCAGCTGAGCCTCACGTGCGCCTTCGCAGAGGAGGCCGTGCCGTGCCAGAACGCTCCCGACTTCTTCTACGTGAACGACAACATCGGCGTCGAGACGGCTCCGTTCCTCACTGACAACGACGTCCAGCGGGCGGCGCAGTTGATTCCGTCTTACAAGGCCAAGGCTTGA